DNA sequence from the Candidatus Sulfuricurvum sp. RIFRC-1 genome:
CTCGCTTCAAAGAGTAGCTTGAAAAAGATTTCAGACTGACGCATAGGAATCTTCCAATCAATTAGATTTTATTCCGTTATATTATAACGCCTAATTGTAACTTTGCAGTCCGATATCGTTGTACTGTACAAAAGAGCATTATTGCATGCATATAACTCGATTTTATGCATTGTACTACCCGTATAATTAGCCTCTAAATAATAAAATAATATAATAGTTTATTCTAAACTATTGTGCTTGAAGGGGTTTGATGCTCAATTTTATCGACTATATCTATTTTATCTACGGCCTTGCCTTTTTCATGTTTGGTTTTAGTATCCTCCACTATCCGATGGAAAATTCTATTTTCAAATTTACCCGCGAGTTAAAATATTTAGGCGTATTTGGAATTCTTCACGGTATATCCGAATGGCTTATCATGTTCAAATCATTGGGAAGCGAAGAGACGAAAGAGACATTTTACCTGGCCGGCTTGATTATGATGAGCCTCTCGTATGCTATCCTTTTCTATTTTTCCTTACGGGTTATTTGGAATAAAACATTTGCGATGATCACTCTTCTCATTATTATTTTTGGTTTGGGAGCATTACTGATAGGTTTTCATCAGTTCACCTTAGTAAATGTCAATATAATGGTTCGCTACTTCCTCGGTGCTCCGGGAATATTCATGACCGCATACATCTTTTTTCATCCATTCTATCTCGTCCAAGGATCCGTATATGATGCGATGAAACGATGTGCTAATCTCCTTGCAAGCACTTTTTTTCTCTACGGTATCCTCGCAGGCCTCATTGTCCCCTCCGGAACATTTTTCCCCTCATCCGTAGTAAACGGAGCATCTTTTGAAGCACTCACTACGTTGCCGGTCGAGCTGTTCCGCGCCTTGTGCGCCATTGTGGCAAGCTATGCGATTACACAAATATTACGTGTATTTAAACACCAAACCGACTTTCATCTTCTCAGACTCTCAAAAGCCCTCGAAGAGAGCGGAGATACCGTAGTCATTACCGATACAGAGGGGAAAATAGAATATGTCAACCGTGCTTTTGAACAGCAATCAGGCTATTTAGCGCAGGAAGTGATCGGACATAAACCCAGTATACTCCGATCCGGCGAACACCAGAACTCCTTTTATCAACATCTATGGGATACGATCCTCTCAGGGGAGACCTATCGCGGAGTTCTGACCAATAAACGAAAAGATGCAACCCTTTATCATGAATTCAAAACCATCGTCCCGCTGAAAAACAAGCGTCAGGAACTCACGAATTTTATCTCTACCG
Encoded proteins:
- a CDS encoding diguanylate cyclase yields the protein MLNFIDYIYFIYGLAFFMFGFSILHYPMENSIFKFTRELKYLGVFGILHGISEWLIMFKSLGSEETKETFYLAGLIMMSLSYAILFYFSLRVIWNKTFAMITLLIIIFGLGALLIGFHQFTLVNVNIMVRYFLGAPGIFMTAYIFFHPFYLVQGSVYDAMKRCANLLASTFFLYGILAGLIVPSGTFFPSSVVNGASFEALTTLPVELFRALCAIVASYAITQILRVFKHQTDFHLLRLSKALEESGDTVVITDTEGKIEYVNRAFEQQSGYLAQEVIGHKPSILRSGEHQNSFYQHLWDTILSGETYRGVLTNKRKDATLYHEFKTIVPLKNKRQELTNFISTGKDITTRILFEHELEKAASTDPLTNAANRLQCNRWLKLATEHAQDSNISVALILFDIDDFKKVNDTFGHNAGDDVLSKIAEVVRSIVRSNDMFARWGGEEFVILQIDTPFEGTIALAERLKKEVEHATFKEVGQITVSIGVAQYNGVESIESFVKKADDAMYQAKTEGKNRVIVSKR